The proteins below come from a single Necator americanus strain Aroian chromosome V, whole genome shotgun sequence genomic window:
- a CDS encoding hypothetical protein (NECATOR_CHRV.G18432.T1), translating into MVILRITRVPLGRAFSTSSLLFSSVNVEKSSVPQIIAKGGRPEVFQIDGKSIATDDMWNLNPAIHGLLNRRLLLEPYNPLSLLKQRIVDHMHQTYRKSGGENRSPLFTVCENEPRIVTTFENFDSLLTPPDHVSRRPSDTYYVSKSYCLRAHTSAHQYQLLKEGLNTFLVLGDVYRRDEIDRTHYPCFHQLEGVRTFSSKQLFNPPLGSEIPILENGERTPEKQERHTYDAAKALEIQLKTTLEGLSDALFGSDCEKRWVEAYFPFTHPSFELEVLYEGKWMEVLGCGIMEQKLLESAGVRDMVGWAFGLGLERIAMILYGIPDIRLFWSTDSGFLSQFQGKSPTDDFKYKAISVHPQVLFDMSFFLPDGVIFNDMTSNVNDTVRNVGGDLVEQVKLTDEFTNKKNRRSQTYRIVYRSHSKALTKDEVNVVHKQITDELVALYGVTMR; encoded by the exons ATGGTTATTCTGCGGATTACCCGTGTTCCTCTTGGAAGAGCGTTTTCAACATcttcactacttttttcttctgtgaatGTGGAGAAGAGCTCAGTTCCACAAATTATCGCAAAAGGAGGGCGCCCAGAGGTATTTCAG ATAGATGGAAAATCCATAGCTACTGACGACATGTGGAACCTAAACCCTGCCATTCACGGTCTCCTCAACCGTCGTTTGCTGTTGGAGCCATACAATCCACTGTCGTTGCTCAAACAAAGAATAGTTGACCACATGCACCAAACCTATAGGAAATCAGGTGGAG AAAATAGGAGTCCTTTATTTACTGTTTGTGAGAATGAGCCGAGAATTGTGACTACTTTCGAGAACTTCGATTCGCTCCTGACTCCACCTGACCATGTCTCTag AAGACCTTCGGACACTTACTATGTTAGTAAGTCGTACTGTCTCCGCGCACATACATCTGCCCATCAATATCAACTTCTGAAAGAAGGTCTTAATACATTCCTCGTTTTGGGGGATGTGTACCGTCGCGACGAAATCGATCGGACACATTACCCATGTTTTCACCAG CTTGAGGGCGTTAGAAccttttcttctaaacaacTTTTCAACCCTCCACTTGGATCAGAAATACCCATTCTCGAAAACGGAGAGCGAACCCctgaaaaacaggaaagaCACACTTACGATGCAGCAAAGGCGCTAGAGATCCAACTTAAGACTACACTCGAG GGTCTTAGTGATGCCTTATTTGGAAGTGATTGCGAAAAGCGTTGGGTTGAAGCATACTTCCCCTtcactcatccttcttttgaGTTGGAG GTGCTTTACGAAGGGAAATGGATGGAAGTATTAGGATGTGGCATTATGGAACAAAAACTATTAGAATCGGCTGGTGTTCGAGATATGGTCGGATGGGCATTTGGTCTCGGACTTGAACGTATAGCGATGATACTATATGGAATTCCAGATATCCG GCTTTTTTGGTCCACAGATTCCGGGTTCTTATCACAGTTTCAAGGTAAATCTCCAACAGACGATTTCAAATACAAGGCAATCAGTGTACATCCTCAG GTCTTGTTCGACATGTCTTTCTTCTTGCCAGATGGTGTGATTTTCAACGACATGACGTCGAATGTCAACGATACCGTACGTAACGTTGGAGGCGATTTGGTGGAGCAG GTGAAACTCACTGACGAATTTACGAACAAGAAGAATCGCCGCAGTCAAACGTACAGGATTGTCTACAGAAGTCACTCCAAAGCTCTGACCAAGGATGAAGTAAATGTTGTACATAAGCAGATCACTGACGAACTTGTAGCACTTTACGGTGTCACCATGCGATAG
- a CDS encoding hypothetical protein (NECATOR_CHRV.G18433.T1), which produces MPVFSPHRKRLREESEDDVQDTTLRSDRSMYCEDEHEDYEDGEELSQGKEGLIAPHVMLEHVESFRKFAAERSKLSVPWSRMKTLFDEWIVVRQKESQVADPDSLLKSLKRYLSTSLKPAHMSLDTCFRNLHDYLDRPESVLMHADFPVKPPSLTIYYGKKFGCPAGFGKVKELTDRIKEDHAGRQQCEKELIELEKAFLEKLEEFLVTNGDVLGSKQKGFVENKIKLIRKKMFPSQRASKTKTAKQTNGNVTRPQMSAFELFCQTKKDKYIDLSEEDRLRKLQKKFNKLPDDKREIFEKLALVKRQGVEMASGGVTAKSRTEEEHPPLSASNSISLPNVTYVDISSRAEDIQAGLIDTFLNLEKIDRNLFLARHLLKGRNSLPVVYGGQVIGQALSAAAATVDSGFLPNSLHSYFVQSGNVDMPILYMVDRIRDGKSFCTRLVKAVQSGDAIFTVQISFHRPEPDSIKHQLEMPKVAGPDGLLDWNQLMEEASKDPHLHPAASAMLRFKRKEIPPAFFRIFSFRPVDINTFLFGPMANGNNELQQDSFRSYIWIRANENIGDDPRIHVAAAAYISDATMIETAIRPHSRVGFIPSMALTLDHSIWMHNHEFRVDDWLLYENRSTIASGARTLIEGKLWTRDGRLVFSTAQEALIRAPKSDKPI; this is translated from the exons ATGCCAGTGTTTTCACCACACAGAAAGCGATTACGGGAAGAAAGCGAAGATGATGTACAGGATACAACACTGAGGTCGGATAGG agCATGTACTGTGAAGATGAACATGAAGATTATGAGGACGGCGAAGAACTTTCTCAGGGCAAGGAAGGTCTGATTGCACCTCATGTTATGTTGGAACACGTCGAA AGTTTTCGCAAATTTGCAGCGGAACGAAGTAAACTATCCGTGCCATGGTCACGGATGAAAACCTTGTTTGACGAATGGATAGTAGTCAGGCAGAAAGAGTCTCAAGTTGCAGATCCAGA TTCACTACTCAAATCCCTCAAACGATATTTGTCTACATCACTTAAACCAGCCCACATGTCCTTGGACACTTGTTTCAG GAACTTACATGATTACTTGGACCGACCAGAGAGTGTTCTAATGCACGCAGATTTTCCTGTCAAGCCACCTTCTCTTACTATCTATTACGGTAAAAAGTTCGGCTGCCCAGCAGGATTTGGCAAAGTGAAG GAATTGACTGATCGAATAAAGGAGGATCATGCCGGTCGGCAGCAGTGTGAGAAAGAATTAATAGAGCTTGAG AAAGCTTTCCTCGAGAAATTGGAGGAGTTCTTGGTAACAAACGGTGACGTTTTGggatcaaaacaaaaaggattcgttgaaaataaaataaaattgattcGAAAGAAG ATGTTCCCATCCCAACGCGCTTCAAAAACTAAGACAGCAAAGCAGACCAATGGTAATGTGACCAGACCCCAAATGAGTGCGTTTGAATTGTTCTGTCAAACCAAGAAGGATAA atACATTGATCTTTCTGAGGAAGACCGCTTAAGAAAGCTCCAGAAGAAATTTAACAAGCTTCCTGATGACAAGAGAGAAATATTCGAGAAGCTTGCACTG GTGAAAAGGCAAGGTGTGGAGATGGCGAGCGGAGGAGTCACTGCGAAATCAAGAACGGAGGAG GAACATCCTCCACTGTCAGCTAGTAATTCGATCTCTCTCCCTAATGTCACTTATGTGGATATCTCATCACGAGCTGAAGATATCCAGGCTGGTTTGATTGATACATTCCTCAATCTTGAGAAAATCGACAGGAATTTATTTCT TGCTCGACATTTGCTGAAAGGTAGGAACTCTTTGCCTGTTGTGTATGGAGGGCAAGTCATTGGCCAG gCATTATCTGCTGCTGCAGCAACCGTTGACAGTGGATTTTTACCAAACAGCCTTCACAGCTACTTTGTTCAAAGTGGAAACGTAGATATGCCTATTCTCTACATGGTTGATCGAATCCGCGATGGAAAAAGTTTCTGCACTCGACTTGTGAAAGCTGTCCAGAGCGGGGATGCAATATTCACCGTCCAAATCTCCTTTCATAGG CCAGAGCCAGATTCAATCAAACATCAGCTGGAAATGCCAAAAGTGGCCGGACCGGATGGGCTACTAGATTGGAACCAACTCATGGAAGAAGCTTCAAAA GATCCTCATCTCCATCCTGCTGCATCCGCTATGTTGCGCTTTAAACGGAAAGAAATCCCTCCAGCATTCTTCAGAATCTTTTCG TTCCGTCCTGTAGATATCAACACCTTCTTGTTTGGACCTATGGCTAATGGAAACAATGAGCTACAACAGGACAGCTTTCGTTCCTACATATGGATTCGAGCTAATGAAAATATTG GAGATGACCCACGAATTCATGTTGCTGCTGCCGCTTACATCTCCGATGCTACTATGATTGAGACCGCCATTCGTCCTCATAGCAG AGTGGGCTTTATTCCATCTATGGCACTAACCCTAGATCACTCTATTTGGATGCACAATCATGAGTTTAGAGTTGATGATTGGCTGTTGTATGAGAATCGCTCGACCATAGCAA GTGGCGCTCGTACGTTGATTGAAGGAAAATTGTGGACCCGCGACGGTCGTCTAGTATTTTCGACCGCTCAGGAAGCTCTTATTCGTGCTCCTAAATCCGATAAACCAATATAG
- a CDS encoding hypothetical protein (NECATOR_CHRV.G18431.T1) yields MAKLCRSRIYIAILLSAWISVIVYLMSTGFYDRREDRFGDLSAPYRGAKPLTEEISPEPSYSQHSTPPPKSIGAVQEPPTSFLERFKNTIIQPKPLPVLKLVEFDAEAYVERGKLKPGEDKYAANKFNQLASDMASAKRDIIDSREHHCKKLTYDISTMEPTSIIVTYHNEARSTLLRTVFSAMLRSPPHLIHEIILVDDCSKDESIGKEIAQLEKVTVLRNIKREGLIRSRVKGAAYATAPILTFLDSHVECNVGWLEPLLARINENKKAVVAPIIDVINMDTFNYVAASADLRGGFDWNLVFKWEFLTGKLKDERHAHPTDPIKSPTMAGGLFSIKKSWFEELGTYDMGMDVWGGENLEMSFRVWQCGGSLEIIPCSRVGHVFRKQHPYTFPGGSGNVFQSNTRRAAEVWMDEYKAIYLRNVPSARYVKYGDISDRIALRERLKCQSFTWYLRTIYPELRVPEREKGELYHLKNGIMCLDTLGHKIGESPGVYQCHGTGGNQEWEYDRESGFLRSTMTKLCITMKDMNGDPFVIMDECSNVKTRFRMDTTTGWLTQGGRCLGIEPDADHWRLASVVCDATDGSQRWAFEKTASFGSLKS; encoded by the exons ATGGCCAAGCTATGCAGATCACGGATTTACATAGCCATTCTTCTCTCGGCCTGGATTTCTGTGATCGTCTATCTTATGTCTACTGGATTTTATGACAGACGG GAGGATAGATTCGGTGATCTAAGCGCGCCCTATAGAGGTGCAAAACCCCTCACCGAGGAAATATCTCCGGAACCCTCATATTCTCAACATTCCACTCCTCCGCCGAAATCTATCGGAGCGGTTCAGGAACCACCCACCTCATTTTTGGAGAGATTca AAAATACCATAATTCAACCAAAGCCTCTACCTGTCCTTAAATTGGTTGAGTTTGATGCCGAAGCCTACGTTGAGAGAGGAAAGCTGAAGCCTGGAGAG GACAAGTATGCCGCAAACAAGTTCAACCAGTTAGCCAGCGACATGGCATCCGCAAAGAGGGATATCATAGACAGCAGGGAGCATCA CTGTAAGAAGCTGACTTACGACATCTCAACAATGGAGCCAACATCAATCATTGTAACGTACCACAATGAAGCTCGATCCACTCTTTTGCGAACAGTTTTTAGCGCCATGCTTCGATCTCCTCCTCATTTAATCCATGAGATAATTCTCGTAGATGACTGCTCGAAGGACG AATCGATTGGAAAGGAAATAGCACAGTTAGAGAAGGTAACTGTGCTTCGAAATATCAAGCGTGAAG GATTAATTCGATCCCGAGTGAAAGGAGCAGCGTATGCCACCGCTCCAATTCTGACATTTCTAGATAGTCACGTTGAATGTAATGTCGGTTGGTTGGAACCACTTCTTGCCAGAATCAATGAG AACAAAAAAGCTGTTGTCGCTCCAATAATCGACGTAATCAACATGGATACATTCAATTATGTTGCTGCCAGTGCTGATCTAAGAGGCG GTTTTGACTGGAATCTTGTCTTCAAATGGGAATTCCTGACAGGAAAACTCAAAGATGAACGACATGCTCATCCAACCGATCCCATAAA ATCTCCTACCATGGCCGGTGgtcttttttccattaaaaaaagttgGTTCGAAGAACTTGGGACATACGATATGGGCATGGATGTTTGGGGTGGAGAAAATCTCG AAATGTCATTTCGAGTATGGCAATGCGGTGGTTCACTGGAGATCATTCCGTGCAGTAGAGTTGGTCACGTTTTCCGCAAACAACATCCTTACACTTTTCCAGGAGGTTCAGGAAATGTTTTCCAGTC aaatacGAGACGAGCGGCTGAGGTCTGGATGGACGAATATAAGGCAATCTATCTGAGGAATGTGCCTTCAGCGAGATATGTAAAGTATGGAGA CATATCAGATCGTATCGCTCTGCGAGAGCGCCTGAAATGTCAGTCGTTTACCTGGTATCTCCGGACAATCTATCCAGAATTGAG agTTCCTGAAAGGGAAAAGGGTGAATTATATCATCTGAAAAATGGTATCATGTGTCTGGATACTCTAGGGCATAAAATCGGAGAGAGCCCAGGCGTCTACCAGTGCCACGGAACTGGAGGCAATCAG GAATGGGAGTACGACCGAGAATCAGGCTTTTTGCGCAGTACTATGACCAAGCTTTGCATCACTATGAAGGATATGAATGGAGATCCTTTTGTGATAATGGATGAATGCAGCAAT GTAAAAACACGGTTTCGGATGGATACTACAACTGGTTGGCTTACCCAGGGTGGTCGATGTCTTGGCATAGAACCAGATGCAGACCACTGGAGATTAGCCTCAGTGGTTTGTGATGCTACTGATGGCAGTCAACGATGGGCATTTGAGAAAACAGCTTCATTCGGATCGCTCAAATCCTAG
- a CDS encoding hypothetical protein (NECATOR_CHRV.G18430.T1), with amino-acid sequence MLSEPINVALSLRASMSRLLVLVCVLTTCNALYFHIAETEKKCFIEEIPDETMVTGNYKVQLYDPNTKGYGDYPNIGMHVEVKDPEDKVVLSKLYTSEGKFTFTSHLPGEHVICLYSNSTAWFSGAQLRVHLDIQAGDHAQDYQQIATKDKLNELQLRIRQLLDQVEQITKEQNYQRYREERFRQTSESTNQRVLWWSVGQTLVLVLTGAWQMRHLKGFFEAKKLV; translated from the exons ATGCTTTCAGAACCCATAAATGTTGCTTTATCTTTGCGA GCGAGCATGTCTCGATTGCTAGTGCTGGTTTGCGTCTTGACAACGTGTAACGCTTTGTATTTCCACATCGccgaaactgaaaagaaatgttttattGAGGAAATTCCTGATGAGACGATG GTTACTGGAAATTACAAAGTCCAGTTGTATGATCCTAATACGAAGGGCTACGGCGACTATCCAAACATCGGAATGCATGTGGAAGTAAAAGATCCTGAGGATAAG GTCGTCCTGTCTAAACTGTACACATCTGAGGGTAAATTCACTTTTACCTCTCATCTTCCCGGCGAGCATGTGATCTGCCTGTATTCTAACAGTACTGCGTGGTTTAGTGGTGCTCAGCTAAGAGTCCACCTCGATATTCAAGCTGGAGATCACGCCCAAGATTACCAACAG ATTGCTACCAAGGATAAGTTGAATGAGCTGCAACTTCGTATTCGTCAGCTTCTTGATCAAGTTGAACAAATCACTAAAGAGCAGAACTATCAGCGATATAG agaagagcGTTTCCGACAAACTTCAGAATCAACAAATCAGCGTGTTCTGTGGTGGTCAGTTGGCCAGACCCTTGTTCTAGTCCTAACTGGAGCGTGGCAGATGCGACATCTTAAAGGATTCTTCGAGGCTAAGAAACTAGTCTAG
- a CDS encoding hypothetical protein (NECATOR_CHRV.G18434.T1), whose translation MTTACVIIQDFILFYELMKSLAYQSTLGCDNAFNAICNRWVLERVLAHTITCGSSRYVSIQLDTMGEDSDTTTTTAGDRRSARIHSTGSSIDSETGHHKRRLMPMMYQMYESQYEDLRGTIYGPDSPDFHPAQASETLRKALSGMDTKDQIVINTLLYHNNFQRQKILSAYEDMYGRKLIDDLEEETGGYFLEMSQALFKPAPQYDTMNLHRSLSNRYADRSVAIEIACTRSARQLRVIRETYLNDYKKSLEKDIAIKVEGTVGRMLTLLLCKSRNEDGKRDDQLVETHAKMLVNNSIDEIAKNLTLFEQIFVGNSWKHIGAVFDRVDELRNGERDIETLIRKNKMLHSEIRQIFLTIIRVSRNMQLFFAELLRAAMTGERPDHQTIIRITVSRSEIDLYDIGEEYKRKYNRSLEYDIQQTCSGDYMRLVSALLSASSNNNNNIM comes from the exons GatgaagtcactggcgtatcaatccactttggGATGCGACAACGCGTTTAATGCAATTTGTAACCGttgggttttggaacgcgtgttggcccatacaatCACTTGCGGATCCAGCCGAtatgtcag CATTCAGTTGGACACTATGGGCGAAGACTCCGACACGACTACGACTACAGCTGGCGACAGGCGCTCGGCACGG ATTCACAGCACTGGTTCCTCTATTGACTCTGAAACAGGTCATCACAAACGGCGACTAATGCCGATGATGTATCAAATGTACGAGAGCCAG TACGAAGATTTGCGAGGTACGATTTATGGCCCCGATAGTCCGGATTTTCACCCAGCGCAAGCAAGTGAGACGTTGCGGAAAGCTTTAAGTGGAATGG ATACCAAAGATCAAATTGTCATTAATACACTTTTGTACCACAACAACTTCCAACGACAGAAGATCCTCAGTGCGTACGAGGACATGTATGGGAGG AAACTGATTGACGATCTGGAAGAGGAAACAGGGGGATATTTTCTCGAAATGTCTCAAGCTCTATTCAAACCAGCCCCACAATATGATACTATGAACCTGCATAGATCGCTTTCG AATCGTTATGCTGATCGCTCCGTGGCCATAGAAATCGCTTGTACAAGGTCTGCCCGA CAATTACGAGTGATCCGCGAAACTTACCTGAACGACTACAAAAAGAGCTTAGAGAAAGACATCGCAATTAAG gtTGAAGGCACAGTTGGACGCATGTTGACGTTATTGCTGTGCAAATCTAGAAATGAAGATGGAAAAAGAGACGACCAGCTGGTAGAAACGCATGCAAAGATGCTTGTTAAT aattcgaTCGACGAAATTGCTAAGAACTTGACCCTTTTCGAACAAATATTTGTCGGGAACTCGTGGAAGCACATTGGAGCTGTTTTCGATCGT GTAGACGAACTTCGAAACGGTGAAAGGGATATCGAGACTTTGatacgaaaaaacaaaatgttacaTTCGGAAATTCGCCAGATTTTCCTCACAATTA TTCGTGTGTCTAGAAATATGCAATTATTCTTCGCTGAATTGTTGAGAGCAGCGATGACAGGCGAAAGACCAGATCATCAGACGATTATTCGTATTACGGTCAGCCGTAGTGAG ATCGATCTCTACGATATTGGCGAGGAGTATAAACGGAAATACAACCGATCACTCGAATACGATATTCAGCAGACATGCAGCGGAGACTACATGCGTCTGGTTTCAGCATTACTGTCAGCcagcagtaataataacaacaacattATGTAG
- a CDS encoding hypothetical protein (NECATOR_CHRV.G18430.T2), whose amino-acid sequence MSRLLVLVCVLTTCNALYFHIAETEKKCFIEEIPDETMVTGNYKVQLYDPNTKGYGDYPNIGMHVEVKDPEDKVVLSKLYTSEGKFTFTSHLPGEHVICLYSNSTAWFSGAQLRVHLDIQAGDHAQDYQQIATKDKLNELQLRIRQLLDQVEQITKEQNYQRYREERFRQTSESTNQRVLWWSVGQTLVLVLTGAWQMRHLKGFFEAKKLV is encoded by the exons ATGTCTCGATTGCTAGTGCTGGTTTGCGTCTTGACAACGTGTAACGCTTTGTATTTCCACATCGccgaaactgaaaagaaatgttttattGAGGAAATTCCTGATGAGACGATG GTTACTGGAAATTACAAAGTCCAGTTGTATGATCCTAATACGAAGGGCTACGGCGACTATCCAAACATCGGAATGCATGTGGAAGTAAAAGATCCTGAGGATAAG GTCGTCCTGTCTAAACTGTACACATCTGAGGGTAAATTCACTTTTACCTCTCATCTTCCCGGCGAGCATGTGATCTGCCTGTATTCTAACAGTACTGCGTGGTTTAGTGGTGCTCAGCTAAGAGTCCACCTCGATATTCAAGCTGGAGATCACGCCCAAGATTACCAACAG ATTGCTACCAAGGATAAGTTGAATGAGCTGCAACTTCGTATTCGTCAGCTTCTTGATCAAGTTGAACAAATCACTAAAGAGCAGAACTATCAGCGATATAG agaagagcGTTTCCGACAAACTTCAGAATCAACAAATCAGCGTGTTCTGTGGTGGTCAGTTGGCCAGACCCTTGTTCTAGTCCTAACTGGAGCGTGGCAGATGCGACATCTTAAAGGATTCTTCGAGGCTAAGAAACTAGTCTAG
- a CDS encoding hypothetical protein (NECATOR_CHRV.G18434.T2), with amino-acid sequence MGEDSDTTTTTAGDRRSARIHSTGSSIDSETGHHKRRLMPMMYQMYESQYEDLRGTIYGPDSPDFHPAQASETLRKALSGMDTKDQIVINTLLYHNNFQRQKILSAYEDMYGRKLIDDLEEETGGYFLEMSQALFKPAPQYDTMNLHRSLSNRYADRSVAIEIACTRSARQLRVIRETYLNDYKKSLEKDIAIKVEGTVGRMLTLLLCKSRNEDGKRDDQLVETHAKMLVNNSIDEIAKNLTLFEQIFVGNSWKHIGAVFDRVDELRNGERDIETLIRKNKMLHSEIRQIFLTIIRVSRNMQLFFAELLRAAMTGERPDHQTIIRITVSRSEIDLYDIGEEYKRKYNRSLEYDIQQTCSGDYMRLVSALLSASSNNNNNIM; translated from the exons ATGGGCGAAGACTCCGACACGACTACGACTACAGCTGGCGACAGGCGCTCGGCACGG ATTCACAGCACTGGTTCCTCTATTGACTCTGAAACAGGTCATCACAAACGGCGACTAATGCCGATGATGTATCAAATGTACGAGAGCCAG TACGAAGATTTGCGAGGTACGATTTATGGCCCCGATAGTCCGGATTTTCACCCAGCGCAAGCAAGTGAGACGTTGCGGAAAGCTTTAAGTGGAATGG ATACCAAAGATCAAATTGTCATTAATACACTTTTGTACCACAACAACTTCCAACGACAGAAGATCCTCAGTGCGTACGAGGACATGTATGGGAGG AAACTGATTGACGATCTGGAAGAGGAAACAGGGGGATATTTTCTCGAAATGTCTCAAGCTCTATTCAAACCAGCCCCACAATATGATACTATGAACCTGCATAGATCGCTTTCG AATCGTTATGCTGATCGCTCCGTGGCCATAGAAATCGCTTGTACAAGGTCTGCCCGA CAATTACGAGTGATCCGCGAAACTTACCTGAACGACTACAAAAAGAGCTTAGAGAAAGACATCGCAATTAAG gtTGAAGGCACAGTTGGACGCATGTTGACGTTATTGCTGTGCAAATCTAGAAATGAAGATGGAAAAAGAGACGACCAGCTGGTAGAAACGCATGCAAAGATGCTTGTTAAT aattcgaTCGACGAAATTGCTAAGAACTTGACCCTTTTCGAACAAATATTTGTCGGGAACTCGTGGAAGCACATTGGAGCTGTTTTCGATCGT GTAGACGAACTTCGAAACGGTGAAAGGGATATCGAGACTTTGatacgaaaaaacaaaatgttacaTTCGGAAATTCGCCAGATTTTCCTCACAATTA TTCGTGTGTCTAGAAATATGCAATTATTCTTCGCTGAATTGTTGAGAGCAGCGATGACAGGCGAAAGACCAGATCATCAGACGATTATTCGTATTACGGTCAGCCGTAGTGAG ATCGATCTCTACGATATTGGCGAGGAGTATAAACGGAAATACAACCGATCACTCGAATACGATATTCAGCAGACATGCAGCGGAGACTACATGCGTCTGGTTTCAGCATTACTGTCAGCcagcagtaataataacaacaacattATGTAG